TCCTTCGAATCCACCGCCACGGTCCAGCTTCCGCAGTTTCTGGGTCTTGGCAAAATCCGCATCGGCCCTCCGCCGCTTGGCCGCAATCTCGTCTGGACCGGAGCCACCTCCGAGTTCTGGACCACCCTCTTCGCGGATGAGAACTTCACCGTGGCAGGCACTCCGACTGCCTACCAGGCGAACGATCATGTGCTCTTTGATGATAGCAGCGCCGTGAACACCGTGTTGCTCTCCGGTAATGTTCAAGCCGGCGTCATCACCTTCAACGGCGCTGCAAACTACACCATCGATGGCACCTCTTCCGGGATCTCGGGCGAAGCTTCCATCGTGAAGAATAGCACCGGCTCGCTCACGCTCGGTGGCACGAGCAGCAATTTCACCGGCACGATCGCGGTGAATGCAGGCCTGCTCGTGAAGGCCGATAACAACTCTTTCGGCCTTACTTCCGGCATCACGATCGCGAACGGTGCGCAAGTGAATATTAACGGCAAGGGCTCCAGCTCGATCCACAGCTACACCATCGGCGGCACCGGTCCTTCGGGCAGCGGCGCGATCATCAATACCGGCGGGGACATCTTCTCCTCCGGCGGCGTGAAGAACCTCACCCTCACCGCGAACTCCACCATCGGCAGCGATGGCGGGCGCTTCGATGTCGGTGGTGGCGGCGGCACGATCACCGGGAATGGCCATACCCTAACCAAGGTGGGCAACAGTGCGATGGCCTTCCGCGGCAATGCCAGCGGCACTCCCATCCATTACATCATCGCCGGTGGTGCAGCATGGACGGAGAACAGCGCCCTCGGCTTCGGCGGCGCGACCGGCACAGTCACGGTGAAGAACGGCGCACGCGTGGGGAATGTGGGCGACTTCAGCATTGCCACCCCCGTGATCGTGGAGAGCGGCGGCCGCATCTATAGCAACGGTGGCACCGGCACCTGGACCGGCGCGATCTCGCTGCAGGGTGAATCGATCATCGATGGCGCGGTGGGTGCCGTTATCATCAATGGCGCTCTCACCGGCACCGCGAACCTCACCAAGACCGGCCCGGCCAACGTGACCTTCGGGAACATCGGCTACACCGGAAACACCACCGTGGATATGGGCCGCCTGATCCTCGGTGCCGCCACCCTGCCCGATAGCGGTGACGTGGTCGTGGACTCGGATGCCACGCTTGAACTCACCCACGGCCTGCAGGACTCCGTCCACACCTTGCGCCTCGGCGGTGTCCCGGCAGCGGCCGGCATCTGGGGCTCCACCACCTCCGGCGCGGCGAATACCAGCCCTCTGCTCATCGGCTCCGGCACCCTCCTGGTCCTGACCACCGCTTCCTCGCCCTTCGACGACTGGGCGGCCGCCTTGCCGGAAGGCCAGCGCACCCGCGAAAGCGATCCGGATGGTGACGGCTTAAGCAATCTGGAGGAGTTCCTCTTCGGCACCGATGCCGCGGTGAACACGGGATCCTTGGTTCAATCCAGCCAGTCCGGGGCCACGCTCGTCATCCGCTGGAATCAGCGCAACTCCGGCGCCAGCTACCAGCTTCAGGAACGTGCTGCCGACCTCGACACGGCATGGCCCGCCAGCGCCATCACCGTGAGCGATGCCGCCGACCAGGCCGCAGTTCCCGCGAACTACACCCGCAAGGAAGCCATCGTGCCCATCGATTCCGCCCGCAAGTTCGTCCGCGTCAACGCCACCGAACCCTGAGCCATCCCTCGGGCCACCATCATTGCGTCATCCAGAAAGCACCGGTCTAAACCGGTGCTTTCTTTTGTCCGTTAACCTTGCACCCTGCGGAAAGCATCCGAATGAAAATCCTTCTCCTTCTCGCGCTCTTGCCGGGCGCCACCGCGTTCGCGGCGGACCCTCCGGCGCAGACCTTTCAGATTCACTGCTCCGCCTGCCACGCGGTCGATCACATGCTGGTCGGCCCCTCGCTGGTGGAGATCTCAGGCATCTATCGCGAGAATCAGGATGGCTTCGTGAAGTGGTGTGTGGAGCCCCAGCACAAGCGCGAGGGCGTCGTCGAAATGCCCTCCATGGCCCATCTCGGCGGACCGGTCCTCCGCGGCTTGCACGGCTACATCCTTGAGGCCGCAGCCGGGAAAACCGAGCTGAAGAAAACCGAAGGCGACCCCTACACGGTGCCGAGCGCCATGACCCGACGCCCGCAGGTCATGCGCATCTTCATGCCGGACGCCTCGCCCGCCGCCATCGCCGTGGCCCTCCCCGGCGATCTCTCTTTTTGTTTCGATGCCTCCGAATGCCGCCTGCGCTATGTCTGGAAAGGCGGCTTCATCGATGGCTTCCCCTATTGGAAGGCGAACGGCAGCTCGCTGGCCAAGCTCGACGGTCAGGTCGTCTATCGCGAGCCGAAGCCGCCGCTGGTGGCGCTGACGAGTGTCGCGGCTCCCCCGAAGTTTCTCGGCTACCGCGTCGGCAAGGACGGCATCCCGGTCTTCCGCTACCGCAACGAGGTCGGCAACTCCATCGAGGAAACCATCCGTCCCACCGCCGATGGCAAGGGCATCGAACGCCAGTTCAGAACGGATGGCCAAGGCTTCTCCGTCGCTGCGCCCGAGGGTGTCCAAGTCGAGTCGAGCACCGGCAGCCTGCAGATCTCGCCGGAACAAGCCAAATCCTTCACCCTCACCTACCGCTGGAAATGATACGGCATCTCTCGTACTTCATCGCTCTCCTCGGCACCGTCTCCGCCGCCGGGTTCAAGATCGAGCGCATGCCGAATCCTCCCGGCGTGGATCCCCAGATCGGCGGTGTCGCTGCCTTGCCCGATGGCAAGATCGCCACCGTCTTCCACCGCGGCGAGCTCATGATTTTCGATCCCGTCGCGAAGTCTTGGAAGAAATTTGCGGAAGGCCTCCAGGAGCCCCTCGGCATCGTCGCCGAATCGCCATCCACCTTCGTCGTCATGCAGCGTGCCGAGCTAACCCGCATCAAGGACAGCGATGGCGACGGCAAGGCCGACGAATACGAGACCGTCTGGGACGGCTTCGGCATGACCGGCAACTATCACGAGTTCGCCTTCGGCCCGGCGCAGGGCCCCGACGGCAATTACTACGTCGCCCTCAATCTCGGGTCGAACGGCGCAGGCATCCGCAAGGAGATCCGCGGCAAGTGGTCGGAGCTCGGCGACCTCAACTTCGAGCAGATGATCCACGACGGCGAATGGGGCAAGCGCAACAAGGCCGCCGGGCGTATGTACTCGCGCGTTCCCTACCGCGGCTGGATCATGAAGATCTCCCCGGATGGCAAGACCGGTGAACCCTTCGGCAGCGGCTTCCGCTCGCCTGAAGGCATCGGCTTCGATGCCCAGGGCAATCTCCTCGTCACCGACAATGAGGGCGACTGGCGCGGTACCTCTCCGCTCCACATCGTCAAGAAGGACGGCTTCTACGGCCACCCCGCCTCGCTCGTGTGGCGCGATGGCTGGAACAAAGGCAACCCCATCAAACTCCCCGTTGCCGAACTCGACGCGCTGCGCACCAAGGAAGCCGGCCGCTTCCCACAGGGTGACCTCGCGAACTCGCCCACCCAGCCCGTCATCATCCCCGCCTCATGGGGCCCCTACGCCGGGCAAGTCGTCTTCGGCGAGATGAACCAGAATCGCATGGTCCGCTACCTCCCGGATGATGTGCAGGGCTTCCGCCAGTGCGCCCTCATCCCGATGTTCGACGACACCAATCTCGGCAATGGCAACCACCGCCTCTCCTTCGACAAGGACGGCGCCCTCTGGGTCGGCAAGACCCACCTCTCTTGGGCCGGTGCAGAAGGCCTCGTGAAGATCATCCCGCAGGATATCGCCTCCGCCTTCATCGTCACCGGCGTGCACCTGGAGAAGTCAGGCGATCGCCAGAGCCTTCGTATCACCTTCAGCCAACCGCTC
Above is a genomic segment from Luteolibacter rhizosphaerae containing:
- a CDS encoding beta strand repeat-containing protein, whose translation is MKPERNCLAVTLPRWSGIFAALLSSAAYSAVWDGAAPANFNDAPSWDTNVVPVAAETATLSNGGTIQVPAGVTAPATGALGAFTVSNGTLSVSGGTLTMGANISLGATGTLDVGSGTVTGSTIGASGIASNGGLATSAAGGAWSISGGIVNLNGISGSHGGNHGISGGSVSTLDFRNSGGTTITLSGGTLVPGKVTAGSSGTGTIVVSGTGIVNQNIAGQAASGSNNELWIGNNASTGTITLKDSGQWNYTFYNANSSVNFGRGAGNHVFNIQDSASFTTAAGTGALKAIDVGTTNAGSRCTVNLNGGTMTVLGFTKSTGTGVINANGTLLKAAGFSTNFFNGFSGTGGEANTSNSVNLLAGGLKFDTNGSDVTITNVLSGTGGLQKLGAGLLTLSGNSTYTGNTTVSEGQLTMNSASLADGSTLTVATDAVVNLAHGIEDIVGSLVVDGVTYSSGTVGSFESTATVQLPQFLGLGKIRIGPPPLGRNLVWTGATSEFWTTLFADENFTVAGTPTAYQANDHVLFDDSSAVNTVLLSGNVQAGVITFNGAANYTIDGTSSGISGEASIVKNSTGSLTLGGTSSNFTGTIAVNAGLLVKADNNSFGLTSGITIANGAQVNINGKGSSSIHSYTIGGTGPSGSGAIINTGGDIFSSGGVKNLTLTANSTIGSDGGRFDVGGGGGTITGNGHTLTKVGNSAMAFRGNASGTPIHYIIAGGAAWTENSALGFGGATGTVTVKNGARVGNVGDFSIATPVIVESGGRIYSNGGTGTWTGAISLQGESIIDGAVGAVIINGALTGTANLTKTGPANVTFGNIGYTGNTTVDMGRLILGAATLPDSGDVVVDSDATLELTHGLQDSVHTLRLGGVPAAAGIWGSTTSGAANTSPLLIGSGTLLVLTTASSPFDDWAAALPEGQRTRESDPDGDGLSNLEEFLFGTDAAVNTGSLVQSSQSGATLVIRWNQRNSGASYQLQERAADLDTAWPASAITVSDAADQAAVPANYTRKEAIVPIDSARKFVRVNATEP
- a CDS encoding c-type cytochrome, which gives rise to MKILLLLALLPGATAFAADPPAQTFQIHCSACHAVDHMLVGPSLVEISGIYRENQDGFVKWCVEPQHKREGVVEMPSMAHLGGPVLRGLHGYILEAAAGKTELKKTEGDPYTVPSAMTRRPQVMRIFMPDASPAAIAVALPGDLSFCFDASECRLRYVWKGGFIDGFPYWKANGSSLAKLDGQVVYREPKPPLVALTSVAAPPKFLGYRVGKDGIPVFRYRNEVGNSIEETIRPTADGKGIERQFRTDGQGFSVAAPEGVQVESSTGSLQISPEQAKSFTLTYRWK
- a CDS encoding DUF7133 domain-containing protein, translating into MIRHLSYFIALLGTVSAAGFKIERMPNPPGVDPQIGGVAALPDGKIATVFHRGELMIFDPVAKSWKKFAEGLQEPLGIVAESPSTFVVMQRAELTRIKDSDGDGKADEYETVWDGFGMTGNYHEFAFGPAQGPDGNYYVALNLGSNGAGIRKEIRGKWSELGDLNFEQMIHDGEWGKRNKAAGRMYSRVPYRGWIMKISPDGKTGEPFGSGFRSPEGIGFDAQGNLLVTDNEGDWRGTSPLHIVKKDGFYGHPASLVWRDGWNKGNPIKLPVAELDALRTKEAGRFPQGDLANSPTQPVIIPASWGPYAGQVVFGEMNQNRMVRYLPDDVQGFRQCALIPMFDDTNLGNGNHRLSFDKDGALWVGKTHLSWAGAEGLVKIIPQDIASAFIVTGVHLEKSGDRQSLRITFSQPLASGLEGITANRFNYLYREEYGSPKIDEASIALDTPVVDEAKREIRLGLDAKQGAIHRIDLSSLKSATGNSLEGKLIFYQATMLP